The Prosthecobacter algae sequence TCCACCAGCAGCACCACGTTGATTTTCATGGCCTTCATCCTTCCATTGATACGATCAATCAATTTAGCCTCGGTATCGGTGGCCCCGCCGTTGATCAGACGATGGAGATCTAGGCTGAGCCCACCGTCAAAACTGGCTTTGATGGCACCCAGCCAGGACCAAGAAAGGAAACTCAACGGTGAACTCCCCAGGGCTTCATCGAAACCTTGAGCAATCAGGGCCAGGGCCTCCTCAGGAGTTTTGGCTGTCCATGGGTTTACCCAGGCGACTCGAAACTTTTTGGAAGGCGAGGCCGCCAAAGCTTCCCGCAGCAGTTTCAGTACGGTAGTCTTGCCAGATCCCCATGTGCCAAACACGCCGATGCGCCGCAGCCGAGTTTCAGGCCTTAAAAAATGCTCCATCAGCCGCTCCACAAAGTAGGAGCGCTGAAAACTATCTTTCGGGTCATGGCGAGAGACGATGGGCGCTTTGAGCTGAACAAACAGCAGGCTAAGGAGAGCCAGCCCGTAGACCGTGCCCCAGAATGGGGATTGATAGAAGCCTGAAACCAAAAGACCTACGACGGGTATCAGGGTCCAAAATGGCAGGTAGCGTCTATTTTCCGCCCATCGCCGCAGCCGCTGACAAGCGGCGGCAATACGAGGCAGGAGCATGCTGGCCACCAACAGTCCTACACAGGTCGCCAGAGCCCAATAACTTTTTCCAACAGCCCATTTATCGCCTAACCAATGATAGAACGGTTTCAGTTGCTCCTGACCTGCGAAAGCCAGCAGGGCCAAGGCCCCTGTGATAAATGCAGCACGGAAAAGGCCCATAAGCTGGTGTTTTAGAATTTGTCCGATGATCTTTTCCGCCTCCCACGACGGTGGCTTTCCCATCCACTTTCGAAGGTAGGCTCCTAGGTATACATTCAGCGGTTCCACGTCTCTGGGCGTATCCTGGTGCTCATTGCTCATAGGCAGGCTGTCAGTAGCTGTGGGCGCTGGGGTGGATCCTTGAGACATAGGGAATTGGCAAGGTAAGCTCAGCGTAACGATCCATCACTCACGTGCAAAATGCATGTGGATGAAGTCTGTTAGTCGAGTCCAAGCTGGGTGCAACAGAAGGCGTAGGAAATTACGCAGTCCCACAGAGTGATTTTGTTCGCAACCTGCCGGAGTTCCGTCTGTGAATGTGGAAGGACACTGCGATACACCCGCAAGTTAGCCAAGCCTGACGTCCCTTCTTCTGCATGACCCACCTAGGCGGTCATTGTGAGTGAACATGAATCGGCCCAGGCGCATGCGAACGGCACGGGGTGTGGCAGATTGCCATGGATCTGCAGCGACTTTCAATGAGCGTAGGCTGCAGCCCGCATCACTTGAGGCGGAGAGTGAGCCGTGTGGCACGGTGGCCTAACCAAAGGGGAGGGTGGATGAGGGCCTCGGTTTGCTCCGGCGAAAGTGGTGTCGCCGAGGTCCAGGGCTGGGCCCTGGCCTCTCTGCCACCGCACTCCGGGACGCTCTGCGATTGCTAGGCGCGCACTGGTTTTTGCGCCACGGCGCGTTCATTCATTCAGGCCATCGAAAGATCATCTGGCCTAACCATGTGTGTGTCTTGAGGCGCGGGGTCTATCCTCACTGGGTGAGCTGGATGAGGCCGGAGAGGATGGGGGAGGTGGTGGGGGTCTGGCCGGTCTCGGGGAGTTGCGGGAGGTGGAAGTAGCCGCTGCCGAGGATCTGGGGCTGGCCTGCGCGGCGGATGATGAGGCCCTGGTATTTGACGGTGCGTTTCACCTGGCCGTCCTGGAGGGTGAAGGTGCCGGTGATCTGGCCATTGCCGGGGTGGATGCGCAGGGTCACGCGGCCGGGATTGTCCAGGCTGCCGGGGAGGGGCAGGGTGGCCTTGGGCGCGGTGTAGGTGATGCTGGAAAGGAGGTCCGGCACGGTGGCGGAGTCCTCGATACCGGCACGGGTGAAGAGCAGGCTGGCGGGGGTGCTGGCCTGGGGCAGGCCCAGGACCTGGCTGCTGCTGGCGGTGGGGGCGAGGTAGCCACCGGTGACGGTGAAGGGCTCGTAGGAGATGAATTCCGGATACAGCCGGCCCCGGGTCACGGGCTTGCTGTAGGTGAGGCTGCCGGAGAGGGACGGGGTGCCACTGGGCAGGGAGAGGGGGAGGCTGCCAAAGAGGCTGCCGCGCTTTTGAAACAGGGGCGCATACACGAACACCTCGGCTGGACCACCGATAAAGGCAGCGCAGGTGATGGCGGTGCCATCCGGCATTTTGCCGATGACGCGGCTGCTGCCGTCCTGCCCGATGGTGAGGGTGGCAAAGCCGTCTCCCTGGGGGACGTAGCGGCTGTCTGTCTGGGGGGTGAAGGCGGCGGTGTAGTAGCCAGCGAGCTGGGTGGCCGGGGCGTTGATTTTGTCGTAAATTTTGCGCCAGCCACGGATGGGGGCGGTGGGGTTGGGCACGCTGCTGGGGTCAGTGGCGAGGCCGGTGATGGGGCTGTTGGGGGTGCCGGTATCGGCGAAGTCCAGGCGAAGGATGCGGCCCGTTTTCAGCGTGACGTTCAGGGTGGCGGTGAGGCCGTCGCTGCTGACTTCCAGGCTGCCTTTGTGGAGGTGGGTGCGGTTGCTTTCGGCGACCTTCAGGGTGTAGGTGCCCTGGGTGGTGGTGGTGAGGTCCAGGCGGCTGCCGATGCCGTCGTTGAAGCTGGCGTTGGGCGGGATGTAGGCGATGAAGCTGCCGACATGCTCCGCTGAAAGGGGCCGGACGACGAGGGTGGTCTGGTACGTCTGTACCTGGCCGCTGAGCGTGCGTGCGGTGAAGGTGATGACGTAGGTGCCTGCGGCGGTGGCGCGACCACTGAGGGCGTAGTAAACCTGTGGGTTAGAACCATGGCCTAGCACACGCACCCGGCTGATCTTCAGGCCGGGGGGCAGCCCCGTGGCGGTAAGCTGGGTGCCGGGCAAGTCTCCCTCCCTATAACTGTATTGGCCGACGGACTCGAGGTCAAAGTAGTACCGGTAATTTTGCCCTGCCGCTGCGGCAGGCAGCAGGGTGGGGATGAGGAGCCCACGGGGTGGCATGGCAAAGACGGTGACGTCCTGCAGGGTGGCAGGCAGGGGCATGAGGAAGGTGGTCCTGAGGGTTTCAGGGTCCAGCCGATAGAGGTTGTTGCCTTGAGCATTGCTCATGTGCAAAAGGCCGACGGGGGTGCCGGTGGCATCGGGAGCCTCCAGACGAGTTTCACTGTAAAAGTCCAGGGAACTCTGGCTCTGCAGGCCATACAGATGGTAGAACGGTGAACCTGGGCCATCGAGCAGGTGGCTTGGCCATACGTTGGTGCTGCCTCGGGTAGGATGAAGGGTGTGAAATTCCAGTCGGCTTCCCACTCCGTATTTCTTGGTGTTTGTGTGGCCCGCGGGGATGAAGCCGATGCTTTGAAGGTCCCCACTGATTTGCGCATCTAGATTGATCCCGGGCACGGGGGTGGGGGTGCTATTGTCGCCATCCACGGGAGCACCGGTATCGGCATCCACGCGGAAGCCCAACGCACTCCCCACTTCAAAAGACACGACGACGTGGAGGTGGGAGGTGCCGGGCTGGAAGTCCATGTCATAGCCGATGAGGTTGCCGGGTGGGGGCAGGTTGATCGGCAGCATCTCCCAGGGCGATTCGTCCCAAGGCTGCCCGTTCATGATGATGCCTACAAACCGCACAAAGCGGATGCTGCTGCGCGTGCCCACGGGGGTCAGGGTGCCCAGCCGTGGCTGGATGAGGTAGAGGGTGGCCGAGTCCGTGGCGGCATTCACGCCCAGGCCGTAGAGTTGACCCGTGCTGGCGCGCACATCCAGGGCCGCGAGGGTTTCACCCGCCGTGAGGCCGCTGACCGGGCGTGGGGTGAAGGTGGGCACGGCTGCGGTGGGGGAGAAGGTGACGAGGGTATTGGTATCGTTGCCTTCCAGGGCCACGGCCACGCTGAGGCGCGGGCGGAAGGTGAAGCTGATGGGCCGGGAGGCCACGGGAGTGACTGCGGTGGCCTCGCCCGTGGCCAGATGGATGCGGTAGAGAGTGAACTTGTCGTCTGCGTGGAGGATGGCATAACCGAAGCCATAGGGGGCGGCACCGTCCTGCGTGACATTGACTCCGGGGGCGATGTCAAAGCCGCTGACGCCGTCAAACTGCAGCGGTACGCCGGCCACGGTGAGGGGCTTGGTCACCGTCAGCACGGTGGCATTCTCTGGCGAGCGGATTTGCAACTGGCCGGTGGTGGGATTGAGGGTGCAGAGGGTGGTGTGTGTGGCATCGGGCTGGCTGTTGGCATAGGCGCAGCCCTCGATGTTGCCTGTCAGATCGGGATCGGGCTGGTTGCCTGCATTGACGGCATGGGTATCCACCGGCAGGCCGGTGGTGGCGTGGATGCGAAAATTCAACGTGCCCTGGATGACGCGCAGGGTGTCGGTCTTCGGGTCATAGTCCATGTCCCAGGGATGGAGATGAAAGAAGAAGGGCTGGCCCGAGGAGCCATGAATCTGGAAGGCCGGAGCCACTGCGGTGGCTGCACCGGTGCCCGGGTGGAGGTGGTAAAGCTGGAGGCTGTTCGCCACCACATCCACGGCCAGACCAAACAGCCCCTGCGTCTGTGGGCGGGTATCCAGCGCCACCATCATTTGACCCGTCGCTAGACCGGTGATGAAGGTGCGGGTTTCCGGTTCGGTGCCGAGCTGGCCCACGGTGGTGGTGACCAGGGCATTGGTGTGCCGGAGGAAAACGACCTCCGTGCTGGCCACCTGCGCGGCGGCGGGTGCCAGGGTGCAGGCCAGGAGGCTGGCCGCGAGAAGGGGCCGCAGCCCCCTCTGGAATAAACGGGAAACGGCCACGAAGGTGCAGGGGGAAAGCGGCATAAAAAGGGTTGCGGGGGCAGCCCTATGCATCGCCCCAGAGGGGTATGAAGTCAATGGATTAAGGATTTACGATAGGGTAGGGGGTGGGCACAGGGGGTGAGTTGCGACTAAGCAGCGGTCTTGCCCATGGCCGTGGTTTTGGGGTGTTTGGGGCGGACGGGGATCGGGGGGGGGCGTTTTTGACAGGATTAACGGGAAGTGTGGTAAGGGGGCGAATGGGTTTCGAACCACGGAAGATTCGGAAGACACGGAAGGTGAGGTTGATGGGGAAGACCCCAAGGAGCGGGACTTGCCAAGTCCCGTGGTTTGGGGTGTTTGGGGCGGACGGGGATCGGGGGGAGTGGGGGCCGTTTTTACAGGATTGACAAGATGGTAGGATTAACAGGAAGTGTGGCAAAGGTGGGCGTGGGGTTTGGGATGGAGCGCACGCGTCTCGCGTGCTGTGTTCGGCGTCCCGCCGAAGACCGTGAACCGAGGTGGCTGCTGTGGGGTGCCAGGCATGGGCTGCGGGGTGGGAGAACGGTTTCCCGCGAGACGCGTGAAACGGCAGGCGAGACGCCCGCGCTCCATGGCGGACGGGGGCGTGAGACCTTTTCGAAAGCGCCAGAGGACTGGCGCAGTCCAGGACGCTTCGCGGGCGTGTAGCCGTGCCCGCCAGGGCGTGGGGATTGGGGAAGCTCGAGGTGAGAGAGAGCTTTCGAGGCGGGCCACCCGCTGGCGCGGGCAGCTACAAGGGGTGGCTTCGGGTGTAGCTGCGCCTGCTGGGGCGTGGGGATGGGAAAGCTCGAGGGGAGTGGAGAGCTTTCGAGGCGGGCCACCCGCTGGCGCGGGCAGCTACAAGGTGAGGCTACGGGTGTAGCGTGGGGCTAGCGCGTGCGGCGGGGGGTGAAGAGGGCGAGGCGTTTTTCGTCGATGCGGACGAGGGTGGGGCTGGCCTGGGCGGACTGCTGGGCGAAGTCGTAGAGGGCTTCGCGGCAGGTCCAGTTGCGCCAGTGGGTGATGCTGCTGTAGCGGACGAGATGGCGGGCTTCGGCCTCCTGGAGGCCGATGGCGGTGGTTTCCCACTGGCGGATTTTGTTGCGTTTTTCGGTCTGGGGGTCAAGGATTACTGGCATGGTGGTGAATGATGTTTTATCATAGACCATGATGGAAAAAAAGTCAACGGGTACGGCGGGCGCAAAGGTGGCGGTGAAGCGGGCACGACGGGTGGTAAAAAGGCTGCCGGAGGACGAACCTGGGGCAGTGGCGGGGGGGGATGATGAGGCGCGGGGGGCGGCTGCCCCGGGGCGGGGGCGCAAGGGGGCGGTGGTGCCTGCGGGGGCGGGGCGGCCCTTTGAGGCGGCGGCGCTGCCAGCGGGCTTTGAGGGCTGGCTGGCGGGGGCGCAGGCGCTGGGCCTGGGGCCGGGGGAGATGGTGTGGGAGCTGCACGTGGTGCAGGGCCGCAGTGTGCGGGAGACGGCGCGGCTGCTGGGCCTGGCGGCGGGGGAGGTGGCGGCGCTGCGCGGGGAGATGCGGGCGCGGGCGGCGGAGCGGGCGCCGAGATCGGAAGGGGACTTTCAGGCGGTGCGGGAGGAGCTGCGGGAGCGCCTGGTGGCCATCCTGGAGGATGCCTGCCGTGCGCCGGAGGATCCGCGCCTGCTGGCGGTGCGGCAGCGGGTGTGCGATCAGTTGGCGGAGCTGTACGGGCTGAAGATGCAGCGCCGCAGCGGCGGGGAGGAGCCGGTGCAGCGGTATGCGCTGCCGGAGGAGATGAGCGCGGCGGTGGAGGCGCGGGTGAATGACCTTTTTGGCCGTGCGGCGGAGATTGAGGCGGCGCGAAAGGCGGTGGTTTTTTGACGGGGGCGGTGTGGGCTGGGCGGACGAGGGCGGGGGGGGGAGCGGGGATTCCTGAGATTTTTTTAGACAGGATTACAGAATGGGCAGGATTAACAGGAAGTGTCGAAAACGGGGTGGGATTTTCAACCACGGAAGATTCGGAAGACACGGAAGGGAGGATGCCGGGGAGAAGCCCAAGGAGCGGGACTTGCCAAGTCCCGCGGTTGGGGGGAGGCGATGGCTGAGCAGTGCGGCAGGATTGAGAAAGCTGCCTTATGATGCTGCATTTGTTGTTAGGTGCGGGTGGCGGAAATTTCACGATTAGAAAT is a genomic window containing:
- a CDS encoding DUF4394 domain-containing protein, giving the protein MPLSPCTFVAVSRLFQRGLRPLLAASLLACTLAPAAAQVASTEVVFLRHTNALVTTTVGQLGTEPETRTFITGLATGQMMVALDTRPQTQGLFGLAVDVVANSLQLYHLHPGTGAATAVAPAFQIHGSSGQPFFFHLHPWDMDYDPKTDTLRVIQGTLNFRIHATTGLPVDTHAVNAGNQPDPDLTGNIEGCAYANSQPDATHTTLCTLNPTTGQLQIRSPENATVLTVTKPLTVAGVPLQFDGVSGFDIAPGVNVTQDGAAPYGFGYAILHADDKFTLYRIHLATGEATAVTPVASRPISFTFRPRLSVAVALEGNDTNTLVTFSPTAAVPTFTPRPVSGLTAGETLAALDVRASTGQLYGLGVNAATDSATLYLIQPRLGTLTPVGTRSSIRFVRFVGIIMNGQPWDESPWEMLPINLPPPGNLIGYDMDFQPGTSHLHVVVSFEVGSALGFRVDADTGAPVDGDNSTPTPVPGINLDAQISGDLQSIGFIPAGHTNTKKYGVGSRLEFHTLHPTRGSTNVWPSHLLDGPGSPFYHLYGLQSQSSLDFYSETRLEAPDATGTPVGLLHMSNAQGNNLYRLDPETLRTTFLMPLPATLQDVTVFAMPPRGLLIPTLLPAAAAGQNYRYYFDLESVGQYSYREGDLPGTQLTATGLPPGLKISRVRVLGHGSNPQVYYALSGRATAAGTYVITFTARTLSGQVQTYQTTLVVRPLSAEHVGSFIAYIPPNASFNDGIGSRLDLTTTTQGTYTLKVAESNRTHLHKGSLEVSSDGLTATLNVTLKTGRILRLDFADTGTPNSPITGLATDPSSVPNPTAPIRGWRKIYDKINAPATQLAGYYTAAFTPQTDSRYVPQGDGFATLTIGQDGSSRVIGKMPDGTAITCAAFIGGPAEVFVYAPLFQKRGSLFGSLPLSLPSGTPSLSGSLTYSKPVTRGRLYPEFISYEPFTVTGGYLAPTASSSQVLGLPQASTPASLLFTRAGIEDSATVPDLLSSITYTAPKATLPLPGSLDNPGRVTLRIHPGNGQITGTFTLQDGQVKRTVKYQGLIIRRAGQPQILGSGYFHLPQLPETGQTPTTSPILSGLIQLTQ